The following nucleotide sequence is from Ahniella affigens.
TCCTGGTCATCGTTCCGGAATTTCGCGAGGGCGCTGACCCAGGAACCGTAAGCCGGGTTCGGCAGCATGAACCAGCGCCGACCCCATTGCGTATCGCCCTGCTCGGTCTTGACCAGATCGACGCGCTGCTGTGGTGACACATCCACGCCATCGACAAAATCACCGAGGTTGTCGCCAAACAGCATCGCGACCCGGAATTGCTGGGCAACACACATGCGCCGCGGGCCCTTTTCCTTGCTGCCGTCCTTCTCGCCCGCGCCGAAGCCGCGGAAGATCACGTTGGCACCGCCATCGAGCACCGGAAACCCTTCGGCGATCAACGTTTGGACGACCGGGGCACGCTGATCCTCGCGCCGGTTGGTCACAAAGAATACGGTCACGCCACGCTTCGCGGCCGCGGTCAAGAATTCGCGGGCAGCCGGATAGGCCTTGGCCTTCTTCTCGTCACCCCAGCATTCGAAGTAGGCTTCGTTGAACGTTGTCAGCCGGTTGCGGAGACCGCGGGCATTGAACGCGTCATTGTCCAGAATGGTCTCGTCAATATCGACAATGATGGCCGCTGGTTTGCCTTTGCCCGTCGCGCCCACTTTGGTTTGCTCAGACAACGCGAGCGCCTGGCTGGGGTCTTTCAGCGCCGCCTCCAGCTGTGCCGCCGCGCCTTGGTAGACACTCTGAATGGTCGCATCCGATTCAATTGCCTGCTGCAGCCATACCGCGCCCATCGTGCCGTTTTTCGGTAGAAACGTCTCGGCCGACGGCTGATAGCTGCACGCTGGAATCGGGTAGTTCGCGGGCGCGGGCGCGGCGGCGACACAGTCACGCACTGCGCTGATCCGAAGAGCCAGCGCATCAGGCTTCGTACGCGGGACACACGCGGTCAGAACGAACAACAGAGAAACGAGCAGGACGGGGCGCATGCGGACTCCAAAGATCGCTAGGGCCGACATTCTAGCAGGCGCATTCCGACCGTCCGGTGACACGGATACGCCCACCCACTTTCGGCCAGCCCGATTCACGCACCTTGCGGCGCCGGCTGGCTTGCTCTGCCCTGACACCTCGGCGACACTCACGACTTCTTGACCGATCTCCGGGGAGTCATCGTGGCGGACAAATTTTCAGTGGTCACCCAATCAGGCTTTGGCAGCCGCTTCGGCAATTCGATCAAAGGCATGATCGTAGGTTTTGTGTTTTTCGTCGGCGCTTTTCCGGTGCTGTGGCTGAACGAGGGACACGCGGTGTCCGTCGCGAAATCACTGGAGGAAGGTGCTGCGACAGTGATCAGCGTGATTGCGGATTCGTTGAACGCCGACAACCAAGGCAAGCTCGTGCACGTCAGCGGCAAGGTCGAGTCGAACAGTGATCCGACCGACCCGATCAGCGGCGTGACTGTGAGCGGCCTGGGCCTGAAGCGCGAAGTGGAAATGTTCCAGTGGAAGGAAAAGAAAGAGACCGAGGAGGTCAAGAAGGTCGGCGGCGGCACCGAAAAGCGCACGACGTATTCGTATTACAAGGATTGGGAAGACGAAGAGGTTGACTCTGACAATTTCGAGTACGAATCCGGCCACGAAAATCCCAGTGACTGGCCGCTCCGGTCGGAACGATTCTTGAGCGAACGCGCAAGCCTCGGCGCGTTTGTGCTGGGCGACCAGGCCCGCGAAGAATTGGGCGGCTGGGTGGACCTCAACGCCGACCGCGCCATCGATTTTCCGGACCAGTTCGAGCAGTTTCAGAAGTCCGGCGATAGTGAGTATTACCACGGCCAGAACTCCCGCGATCCGCAGGTTGGCGACTTGCGCGTGCGCTACCGCGTGCAGCCGGAAGCCGACTACAGCGTCGTCGCGAAGCAAGACCGCGAGGTCTTACTGCCCTTCACCACCAGCAATGGCCGTGACTTGCTGCTCGTGGAATCCGGCAAGCAAACGGCTGCGCAGATGTTTCAAGCGGCCCAGGATCGCAATGCCATGTTGACCTGGATTCTCCGCGGCGTCGGCACCTTTGTCATGTGGATCGGCCTGATGACCATCTTCGCACCGATCACTCGTGTGTTGGACATCGTCCCGTTTCTCGGCAATCTCGCCGAGAAGGGCGTTGCGTTGATCAGCGCGGTGATCTCGATCTTCTTGTCCGTCGTCACGATTGGTGTTGCTTGGATCTTCTATCGCCCGCTGCTGGGTGGCACGCTGGTGGTGCTGGCCGTGGCGTTTGTCATCTGGATGCGTCGCGGCAAGTCTGCAGCTGCCCAGCCCAATGTGCCACCGCCGGCGCCGCCGATGGCGCCACCACCGCCACCGCCAGCACGTTAAGGACCGCTCGTCATGACTGCACAGACCATCAAAGACTTTCTGAGCCAGAACGCGGGCGTCGAAACGCCCGAGCCTTGGGAGCTCGAAAACCCCCGGATCCTCGAGATCAAGCTGTTCAATCAGCGCGTTTGGATGAAGGCTGGCGCCATGATTGCGTATCGAGGCGGCCTGAAATTCGAGCGCGAAGGCGCGTTTGAACACGGCGCCTCGCGCTTCTTCAAGGAGATGCTGACCGGCGAAGGCGCGAAGCTCTCCAAATGTACGGGCTCCGGCCGCCTGTATCTGGCGGAAGGTGGCAAGCGGATCAGCCTGATCAAGTTGGAGAACGAAGCCATCACGGTCAACGGTAACGATTTGCTGGCATTCCAAGATGGCATCAAGTGGGACATTCGGATGACCCGAAAGCTCAGCGGCATGGTTGCCGGCGGTCTCTTCAATTTGCAGTTGGAAGGCAGCGGCCTGCTCGCCATCATGACCCAAGGCCAACCGCTGACGATGCGCGTCAAACCCGACAGTCCCGTCTACACCGACCCCAACGCCACCGTATGTTGGTCGGCCAATCTGCAACCCGATTTCAAGACCGACATCAGCTTCAAAACCCTGATTGGTCGCGCCAGTGGGGAGTCGGTGCAAATGGCGTTCAAAGGCGATGGGTTTGTCGTCGTGCAGCCTTACGAGGAACAGGCGTTTCAGGCGCCGCGGTGAGGGGGTTTGGCGCAACAGCGTCGACTGCGCCCTGCCCGCCCGACTGCCGCCAATCCTCAGAAAAACCCCATGTTTTCGCGGGATGCCTGCCCCTGCCTTGACGATACGTTACAATCCCGGTTCAAGGATCGCGTATGCGTCACATCAAAGGCTTCTCACTCGTCAGCTTGGTCATCGCCCTGGGCCTGGTGTCTATCGCCGGTGTCCTGGCCATCCAGTACCAACTCCGACAATCCCGCGCCCGCCTCGCCCAAACGTGGATCGAAGCCCAAGCCCGCGAAATGGATCAGATCGTCGCCGCAGTGCGGACGTGGACAAACACCCCAAGCAACGTGGCGAGCTGGGCGAATGACACGCG
It contains:
- a CDS encoding AIM24 family protein, producing MTAQTIKDFLSQNAGVETPEPWELENPRILEIKLFNQRVWMKAGAMIAYRGGLKFEREGAFEHGASRFFKEMLTGEGAKLSKCTGSGRLYLAEGGKRISLIKLENEAITVNGNDLLAFQDGIKWDIRMTRKLSGMVAGGLFNLQLEGSGLLAIMTQGQPLTMRVKPDSPVYTDPNATVCWSANLQPDFKTDISFKTLIGRASGESVQMAFKGDGFVVVQPYEEQAFQAPR
- a CDS encoding 5'-nucleotidase, lipoprotein e(P4) family, encoding MRPVLLVSLLFVLTACVPRTKPDALALRISAVRDCVAAAPAPANYPIPACSYQPSAETFLPKNGTMGAVWLQQAIESDATIQSVYQGAAAQLEAALKDPSQALALSEQTKVGATGKGKPAAIIVDIDETILDNDAFNARGLRNRLTTFNEAYFECWGDEKKAKAYPAAREFLTAAAKRGVTVFFVTNRREDQRAPVVQTLIAEGFPVLDGGANVIFRGFGAGEKDGSKEKGPRRMCVAQQFRVAMLFGDNLGDFVDGVDVSPQQRVDLVKTEQGDTQWGRRWFMLPNPAYGSWVSALAKFRNDDQDPTKFDRERNIETWVDDQLDAPPAEPKTDGSFESKH
- a CDS encoding TMEM43 family protein, translating into MADKFSVVTQSGFGSRFGNSIKGMIVGFVFFVGAFPVLWLNEGHAVSVAKSLEEGAATVISVIADSLNADNQGKLVHVSGKVESNSDPTDPISGVTVSGLGLKREVEMFQWKEKKETEEVKKVGGGTEKRTTYSYYKDWEDEEVDSDNFEYESGHENPSDWPLRSERFLSERASLGAFVLGDQAREELGGWVDLNADRAIDFPDQFEQFQKSGDSEYYHGQNSRDPQVGDLRVRYRVQPEADYSVVAKQDREVLLPFTTSNGRDLLLVESGKQTAAQMFQAAQDRNAMLTWILRGVGTFVMWIGLMTIFAPITRVLDIVPFLGNLAEKGVALISAVISIFLSVVTIGVAWIFYRPLLGGTLVVLAVAFVIWMRRGKSAAAQPNVPPPAPPMAPPPPPPAR